In Bythopirellula goksoeyrii, a single window of DNA contains:
- a CDS encoding CehA/McbA family metallohydrolase domain-containing protein, with product MRCSTYNLGLFLLFFASLGLFDCLAVRAEPFDLQAGNGRHWYRGNMHTHSLWSDGDDYLDNIALWYRENGYQFLVFTDHNVLADTERWIDVEKSKGGQNAFEKFKSQFPEHVQERTNAEDKLEVRLNTFQDVAGRLIIPDEFLLIQGEEISDEFEKAPIHICASNIQEVIPPMKGGSVAETIQNNFRAVNSQREKTGIPMIAHLNHPNFGYAITAEDMMLIRGEQFFEVYNGHPWVNNQGDHLHASCDRIWDILLTGRLGEYQLPALYGLATDDSHDHHELGDRKSNPGRGWVMVLAEELSVESLIDALEAGQFYASSGVALRRIAVTPQEYSVEVEPVDGEEYEIEFIGTREGYDWSNKPVVDEEGSEVRTTHHYSDDIGETLATVKGTEANYKFKGDELYVRARVTSSAKAENASFDDGPKRAWSQPVDLTKPQ from the coding sequence GGACTGTTCTTACTGTTTTTCGCCTCATTGGGCTTATTCGACTGCCTTGCGGTACGTGCGGAGCCATTCGATCTACAAGCCGGCAATGGCCGGCATTGGTATCGGGGCAATATGCACACGCATTCCCTCTGGAGTGATGGCGATGACTATCTCGACAACATTGCCCTATGGTATCGCGAGAATGGTTATCAATTCCTGGTCTTCACCGACCACAATGTACTCGCCGACACCGAGCGGTGGATCGATGTGGAAAAGAGCAAGGGTGGGCAGAATGCCTTTGAGAAGTTCAAGTCGCAATTTCCTGAGCACGTTCAAGAGCGGACCAACGCTGAAGACAAACTGGAAGTCCGGTTGAATACATTTCAGGATGTCGCCGGTCGGCTTATAATCCCCGATGAATTTCTTTTGATTCAAGGCGAAGAGATCAGCGACGAGTTCGAAAAGGCTCCCATTCATATTTGCGCCAGTAATATCCAGGAAGTAATCCCACCGATGAAAGGTGGGAGCGTCGCAGAGACGATTCAGAATAATTTTCGTGCTGTGAATAGTCAGCGCGAGAAGACAGGTATTCCAATGATTGCCCATCTGAATCACCCCAATTTTGGCTATGCCATCACAGCAGAAGACATGATGCTGATCCGCGGTGAGCAGTTTTTCGAGGTCTACAACGGTCATCCCTGGGTCAACAACCAAGGTGATCACTTGCATGCCAGTTGTGACAGAATTTGGGATATCTTACTGACTGGGCGACTGGGCGAATATCAATTGCCCGCGCTCTATGGCTTGGCAACCGATGACTCGCATGACCATCATGAATTGGGAGATCGCAAGAGTAATCCGGGCCGTGGATGGGTAATGGTGTTGGCGGAGGAGCTATCGGTTGAATCGCTCATCGACGCGCTCGAAGCCGGCCAGTTTTATGCATCGAGCGGCGTGGCACTGCGGCGAATTGCAGTTACTCCCCAAGAGTACTCGGTTGAAGTTGAGCCTGTGGACGGTGAAGAGTACGAGATCGAATTCATTGGTACCCGCGAGGGATACGACTGGTCAAACAAGCCGGTGGTCGACGAAGAGGGAAGCGAGGTGCGAACCACACACCACTATAGTGACGACATCGGTGAAACTCTGGCAACGGTGAAAGGCACCGAAGCGAACTACAAGTTCAAGGGGGACGAGCTGTATGTCCGCGCTCGTGTGACTTCTTCGGCCAAAGCTGAAAACGCTTCATTCGACGATGGACCAAAACGGGCTTGGAGTCAGCCGGTGGATCTCACCAAGCCACAGTAG
- the acs gene encoding acetate--CoA ligase, whose product MADQAGRQIDTVMQESRLFPPRPSFSDKARIKSLAEYEALWNEAATDPAKFWGDMAREELHWFEPFTKSLNWNEPFAEWFVGGKTNASYNCLDAHLEAGQGDRVALLWEGEPGDTRRLTYTELHREVCKFANCLKTLGIGEGDVVSIYMPMVPELAIAMLACARIGAVHSVIFAGFSAEAIADRNNDAQAKVQITADGAWRRGNILPLKETVDAALVKSPSVKHCIVLDRVNEAIEMKVGRDYWWHELMDAASDDCPAAPLDSEAPLYILYTSGSTGKPKGIKHTTAGYNLFAKKTFQWVFDHRAEDIFWCTADCGWVTGHSYVVYGPLSAGATCLMYEGAPNFPAEDRFWELVEKYRVSVFYTAPTAIRAFIKWGDEHVEKHDLSSLRLLGTVGEGINPEAWMWYHNKIGGERCPIVDTWWQTETGGIMMSPLPGAIPTKPGSCTKPLPGIIPEIVDESGKPVGKNQGGWLTISHPWPGMLRGIWGDNERYQEVYWSKVPGKYLAGDNARCDEDGYYWIMGRIDDVLNVSGHRLSTIEIESALVSHPNVAEAAAVGRPDDLKGEAVAVFVTLKNVEPTEELRNALKQHVRKEIGALAQPDDIRFTNALPKTRSGKIMRRLLKDIAAGKETVGDTTTLEDYTVLANLREEE is encoded by the coding sequence ATGGCGGACCAGGCAGGCCGACAAATTGATACAGTCATGCAGGAATCGCGGTTATTCCCGCCGCGGCCCAGTTTTTCAGACAAAGCCCGCATCAAGTCGCTCGCTGAATATGAAGCCCTCTGGAACGAAGCCGCGACAGATCCGGCAAAGTTTTGGGGCGATATGGCCCGAGAAGAGTTGCACTGGTTCGAACCATTTACCAAATCGCTCAACTGGAACGAACCCTTCGCCGAATGGTTCGTGGGTGGAAAAACCAACGCCAGCTACAACTGTCTCGATGCCCATCTCGAAGCAGGGCAGGGGGATCGCGTTGCCCTTCTCTGGGAGGGAGAGCCGGGCGACACACGGCGACTTACCTATACCGAACTTCATCGCGAGGTTTGTAAGTTTGCGAACTGCCTTAAGACTCTCGGCATTGGCGAAGGGGACGTGGTTTCGATCTACATGCCGATGGTTCCTGAGTTGGCTATTGCGATGCTGGCTTGCGCCCGAATTGGCGCAGTTCATTCTGTGATATTTGCCGGTTTTTCCGCTGAAGCCATTGCCGATCGCAACAATGATGCCCAGGCAAAAGTGCAGATCACGGCTGACGGAGCCTGGCGACGAGGAAATATCTTGCCTCTTAAGGAAACCGTCGATGCGGCGCTTGTCAAATCGCCTTCCGTCAAGCACTGCATCGTACTCGATCGCGTAAACGAAGCGATTGAGATGAAAGTTGGCCGCGATTATTGGTGGCATGAGCTGATGGATGCTGCGTCAGACGATTGCCCCGCTGCGCCGCTCGATAGCGAAGCACCTCTCTACATCCTCTACACAAGCGGATCGACCGGAAAACCCAAGGGAATCAAGCATACAACCGCCGGTTACAACCTGTTTGCCAAGAAGACGTTTCAATGGGTCTTTGATCATCGCGCTGAGGACATCTTTTGGTGTACCGCCGATTGCGGATGGGTCACCGGACACAGCTATGTGGTCTACGGACCGTTGTCGGCAGGTGCGACCTGCCTGATGTATGAAGGGGCTCCCAATTTCCCCGCTGAGGATCGCTTCTGGGAACTCGTAGAGAAGTATCGCGTTTCGGTTTTTTATACCGCTCCGACAGCTATTCGTGCCTTCATCAAGTGGGGTGACGAGCATGTCGAGAAGCATGATCTTTCGAGCCTGCGTCTATTGGGCACCGTCGGCGAAGGAATCAACCCCGAGGCCTGGATGTGGTACCACAATAAAATTGGTGGCGAGCGCTGTCCGATCGTCGATACGTGGTGGCAAACCGAAACAGGCGGCATCATGATGAGCCCGCTCCCCGGGGCGATTCCCACAAAGCCGGGAAGTTGCACCAAACCATTGCCTGGGATCATCCCTGAGATTGTCGACGAATCTGGTAAGCCGGTCGGGAAGAATCAAGGAGGCTGGCTCACGATCTCCCACCCCTGGCCCGGTATGCTCCGCGGCATCTGGGGAGACAACGAGCGCTACCAGGAAGTTTACTGGAGCAAAGTGCCTGGCAAGTATCTCGCGGGGGACAATGCCCGCTGTGATGAGGACGGCTATTACTGGATCATGGGCCGCATTGATGACGTGCTGAACGTCTCGGGTCATCGCCTGAGCACAATTGAAATCGAAAGCGCCCTGGTTTCGCATCCCAACGTTGCCGAAGCTGCCGCGGTGGGGCGGCCCGATGATTTGAAAGGTGAGGCTGTCGCCGTATTTGTGACACTTAAGAACGTTGAACCTACGGAGGAACTCCGCAACGCGCTCAAGCAACACGTTCGCAAAGAAATCGGTGCCCTTGCCCAGCCGGACGATATCCGTTTCACCAATGCACTGCCCAAGACGCGCAGCGGCAAGATCATGCGACGTTTGCTCAAGGACATCGCCGCAGGCAAAGAAACCGTCGGCGACACGACCACCTTGGAAGACTACACCGTCCTGGCTAATTTGCGCGAGGAAGAGTAG
- a CDS encoding 6-phosphofructokinase, with protein sequence MSSKRIGILTSGGDCPGLNAVIRGVVKASSQLGYDCVGFLKGYEGLYDPVRYITLTHKNTSGILNQGGTILGSTNKGRFAATVGVADRVEIDPELLAGVKHTIDQLNIAGLVCIGGDGSLAVAQQFHEYGIPVVGVPKTIDNDLSATAFTFGFDSAVECATNALDRLHTTAASHERIMVIELMGRHAGWIALHAGIAGGGDVILLPEIGWTYENVCHKILDRESHGKRFSLVVVAEGAELPEGGLVGEEKSGAQAKLGGIGQIVATEIERRLHREVRVSVLGHLQRGGAPTTFDRVLATQYGAHAVRLIVQGRLGEMVCYHPPEIESVPIIQAVNKLRTVEHDGSAVQAARALGISFGDCPADESPFAWSEDFDVEVATSDDVEFDAEFTLDIAEAATEEALAEL encoded by the coding sequence ATGTCGAGCAAGCGCATAGGAATCCTAACTAGTGGTGGCGATTGCCCCGGTCTCAACGCCGTGATTCGAGGGGTAGTCAAAGCTTCGAGCCAACTCGGCTACGACTGTGTCGGTTTCCTCAAAGGTTACGAGGGGCTCTACGATCCCGTGCGCTACATTACCCTCACACATAAGAACACGTCAGGCATTCTCAATCAGGGGGGCACCATCCTCGGTTCCACGAACAAGGGCCGCTTTGCGGCGACTGTAGGCGTGGCAGATCGCGTAGAAATCGATCCTGAACTGCTAGCCGGTGTGAAACACACGATTGACCAACTCAACATCGCTGGACTGGTTTGCATCGGTGGCGATGGTTCACTAGCTGTTGCCCAACAGTTTCACGAATATGGGATTCCCGTGGTGGGCGTCCCCAAGACGATCGACAACGATCTCTCAGCAACGGCGTTTACCTTTGGTTTCGACAGCGCCGTGGAGTGTGCCACCAATGCCTTGGATCGTCTGCACACCACAGCCGCTAGTCATGAGCGGATCATGGTAATCGAACTGATGGGTCGCCATGCGGGCTGGATCGCGCTGCATGCAGGTATTGCCGGCGGCGGAGATGTGATCCTCCTGCCTGAAATCGGTTGGACCTATGAAAACGTCTGCCACAAGATCCTCGACCGCGAGAGCCACGGCAAGCGGTTTTCGTTGGTTGTGGTTGCCGAAGGGGCAGAACTGCCCGAAGGGGGTTTGGTTGGTGAAGAAAAATCAGGAGCTCAAGCCAAGCTAGGTGGCATCGGCCAAATAGTCGCTACGGAGATTGAAAGACGACTCCATCGGGAGGTCCGCGTTTCGGTACTCGGACATCTGCAACGCGGCGGGGCGCCCACCACATTCGATCGGGTGCTGGCCACCCAGTACGGCGCACACGCCGTCCGGCTGATCGTCCAGGGAAGACTTGGTGAGATGGTCTGTTATCATCCGCCTGAGATCGAGAGCGTGCCAATCATCCAAGCTGTGAACAAACTCCGCACCGTCGAGCATGATGGCTCCGCGGTCCAAGCCGCCCGGGCGCTGGGGATCAGCTTCGGCGATTGCCCCGCAGATGAAAGTCCATTTGCCTGGTCAGAAGATTTCGACGTTGAGGTTGCCACCAGCGATGACGTGGAATTCGATGCCGAGTTCACGCTCGATATTGCCGAAGCGGCTACGGAAGAAGCGCTGGCAGAATTATGA
- a CDS encoding polyprenol monophosphomannose synthase → MLLVGLATYNELDNLPHLVARIHTELPAADVLVVDDNSPDGTGAWCQEFSHDNHWFTCIVREGKQGLGSALSLLMQTAVERGASHLITMDADWSHPPERLTELVAAAESSDVVIGSRYCDGGSIEGWPWHRRMMSHTVNSLSRVILGIPIGDFSGNYRVYNCQLLAKVPWLELQSAGYAFIEEVLWHLKRLGATFTEVPITFVDRKLGKSKISSREMVGALKMLSSLAWRRLRG, encoded by the coding sequence TTGCTGCTTGTTGGCCTGGCAACATACAATGAGCTGGATAACCTGCCCCACCTAGTGGCAAGGATCCATACCGAACTTCCTGCTGCGGACGTGTTGGTCGTGGACGACAATTCCCCCGATGGCACCGGGGCTTGGTGCCAAGAATTCTCTCACGACAATCACTGGTTTACCTGCATCGTGCGAGAAGGAAAACAGGGCCTGGGGTCGGCACTTTCTCTATTGATGCAGACCGCGGTGGAGCGAGGGGCATCCCATTTAATTACGATGGATGCTGACTGGAGCCATCCGCCGGAACGACTGACAGAATTAGTCGCAGCCGCGGAGAGCTCCGATGTCGTCATCGGTTCGCGGTATTGCGACGGCGGAAGTATCGAAGGTTGGCCCTGGCACCGTCGCATGATGAGCCACACGGTCAACTCCTTGTCACGCGTGATTCTTGGAATTCCGATAGGCGACTTCAGTGGGAATTATCGAGTCTACAATTGCCAACTGCTAGCCAAAGTACCCTGGCTAGAATTGCAATCCGCTGGTTATGCGTTCATCGAAGAGGTGCTGTGGCATCTGAAACGCTTAGGGGCCACTTTTACCGAAGTGCCGATTACGTTTGTCGATCGCAAGCTGGGCAAATCAAAAATCTCCTCTCGCGAAATGGTTGGTGCCCTGAAAATGTTGAGCTCACTAGCGTGGCGCCGCCTGCGTGGCTGA
- a CDS encoding ExeA family protein: MEDSSPTSTSRRAFLAAPDPDRYFPAHTVEEARLRISRSIERGEGTALVIGGTGTGKSMLLEVLARQYYGKLSTVLLAGAQLCTRRALQQSILFQLGLPYRGADEGELRLSLLSHLRPRDEEPRRLLLLVDEADSLPTRLLEELRALTNIAANGRILVSLVLSGKPALEERFAEPELDAFSQRISQRCYLAAFGREETFQYLRAQVSAAGIQSDFFAQDGLEAIFSATDGVPRLVNQLGDQLVWLADETGYTPIDGAIVQQAWSEIQQLPAPWNLQNAEPVGVEVEYGELTLDDELVDEDSNDEPSLLPINTRNPSTPEQIEESYFEPLSSADISEDQLLQQFAGLEVANRAPEQKLERVASRNPFQQSFQSEEVVIDQYLDFETNVLTTAPRVINRLDTAFAQQLKNCEKPATVIQSTPKPELLTSDEDELELAILDEEPELGLDLEEPLSMTSSRIEAAANMTPGEILVIEDEVTSGPTVVSSKRFRQLFSSLETASTPQRFA, translated from the coding sequence ATGGAAGACAGTTCCCCCACAAGTACTTCGCGGCGTGCCTTTCTTGCGGCGCCCGATCCGGATCGCTACTTCCCGGCGCACACAGTGGAAGAAGCTCGACTCCGGATCTCTCGTTCAATAGAACGTGGAGAGGGAACTGCTTTGGTGATCGGCGGCACAGGTACGGGGAAGTCGATGCTGCTAGAGGTGTTGGCGAGACAGTATTATGGCAAGCTTAGCACGGTCCTCTTAGCTGGCGCGCAGCTTTGCACACGTCGTGCATTACAGCAGTCGATCCTCTTTCAATTGGGACTCCCCTATCGTGGGGCCGATGAGGGGGAATTACGTCTCTCGTTGCTGAGCCACTTGCGGCCCCGTGATGAGGAGCCACGTCGCTTGCTGCTATTGGTCGATGAGGCGGATTCGCTACCGACGCGATTACTTGAGGAGTTGCGAGCACTGACCAACATCGCGGCGAATGGGCGAATTCTGGTAAGCTTGGTACTCTCAGGGAAGCCGGCACTTGAAGAACGGTTTGCCGAACCGGAGCTCGATGCGTTCAGCCAAAGAATTTCACAACGCTGCTACTTGGCAGCGTTTGGACGCGAGGAAACCTTTCAGTACCTCCGAGCTCAAGTATCGGCGGCAGGAATACAGAGCGACTTCTTTGCCCAGGATGGACTCGAAGCAATCTTTTCCGCAACTGACGGGGTGCCCCGGCTTGTGAATCAGCTGGGAGATCAATTGGTGTGGTTGGCGGACGAGACTGGCTACACTCCCATTGATGGTGCCATTGTCCAGCAGGCCTGGTCTGAGATTCAGCAGTTGCCAGCTCCATGGAATTTGCAAAACGCCGAACCGGTAGGGGTAGAGGTGGAGTATGGCGAGCTGACTTTGGATGATGAGTTAGTGGATGAGGACTCGAATGACGAGCCATCACTACTTCCAATCAATACTCGCAATCCTAGTACTCCTGAACAAATAGAAGAATCTTACTTTGAGCCTTTGTCATCAGCCGACATAAGCGAAGATCAATTGCTCCAACAATTTGCTGGACTCGAGGTTGCCAACAGAGCTCCCGAACAGAAACTGGAACGAGTTGCTTCTAGAAATCCTTTTCAACAGAGCTTCCAATCTGAAGAAGTGGTCATCGATCAGTATCTGGACTTTGAAACCAATGTGCTTACCACAGCACCACGCGTAATCAATCGGCTCGATACGGCCTTTGCCCAACAGCTAAAGAATTGCGAGAAGCCTGCTACGGTCATTCAGTCCACGCCAAAGCCAGAGCTACTCACATCTGATGAGGATGAGCTTGAACTTGCGATTCTTGATGAGGAACCAGAACTAGGCCTTGACCTGGAAGAGCCACTCTCTATGACGTCCTCTCGGATCGAAGCTGCTGCGAATATGACCCCAGGCGAAATCCTGGTAATCGAAGACGAAGTGACTTCCGGTCCAACAGTTGTTTCCAGCAAACGATTTCGACAGCTATTCAGCAGCTTGGAAACGGCAAGCACTCCACAGCGGTTCGCTTAG
- a CDS encoding phosphoribosylanthranilate isomerase: MLRIKICGITSTADARAAVEAGADAIGLNFYRGSKRYVTPEKAQDIVSDLAASVAKVGVFVNSSVSEVNQIAQSVGLDWVQLHGDEPPEFLSQVSSEKHILRVYRLESSELTPVTTDLAACQVSGRMPDAILVDSVVPGEYGGTGKKGSVIHFKRDRIRSQDLLFSMPVLLAGGLTPENVGEAIRDSCPEGVDVASGVESSPGVKDPELVKRFVAEAQYALEQLKR; this comes from the coding sequence ATGTTACGAATTAAAATATGTGGAATCACGAGCACTGCAGATGCCCGCGCGGCAGTCGAGGCCGGGGCCGACGCTATTGGTCTGAATTTCTATCGTGGCAGCAAACGATATGTGACTCCTGAGAAGGCGCAAGATATTGTGTCAGATCTAGCAGCGTCGGTTGCCAAAGTTGGAGTCTTCGTAAACAGCTCAGTAAGCGAAGTCAACCAGATTGCTCAGAGCGTCGGCCTCGACTGGGTACAGCTCCACGGCGACGAGCCTCCCGAATTCTTGAGTCAGGTTTCTTCGGAGAAACATATTCTGCGTGTCTATCGCTTGGAGTCATCTGAACTCACTCCTGTGACTACGGACTTGGCTGCTTGCCAAGTATCAGGTCGAATGCCAGATGCGATTCTTGTTGATTCGGTGGTTCCTGGAGAATATGGTGGTACGGGAAAAAAGGGCTCCGTTATCCACTTCAAGCGTGACCGGATTAGGAGCCAAGATCTCTTATTCTCTATGCCGGTCCTTTTGGCAGGAGGTCTTACTCCTGAGAACGTTGGAGAAGCAATTCGCGATTCCTGTCCCGAAGGCGTGGATGTTGCTAGCGGAGTCGAGTCCTCCCCCGGGGTCAAAGACCCTGAATTGGTCAAACGCTTCGTTGCCGAGGCCCAATACGCGCTTGAGCAACTCAAACGTTAG
- the ahcY gene encoding adenosylhomocysteinase — protein MAQVETKLPYKVLECSPAEFDRLAAWGRKEIELAENEMPGLMALREKHGASKPLKGARIAGCLHMTIQTAVLIETLIELGAEVTWSSCNIFSTQDHAACAMAQAGIPVYAWKGMSEEEFDWCIEQSLFFPSGKPLNLILDDGGDLTAMVHNKYPELMGDLRGLSEETTTGVHRLYQMHERGELKVPAINVNDSVTKSKFDNLYGCRESLADGIKRATDVMIAGKVVVIAGYGDVGKGCAHSMSALGARVILTEIDPILALQAAMEGYEITTMEEAVPQGDIFVTTTGCRDILTSEHLSRMKNDAIVCNIGHFDLEIDMAWLNGEVKAGRATRDRIKPAEVGAVDKYTFNDSGSSILILAEGRLVNLGCATGHPSFVMSNSFTNQVLAQLALWQDTDKYPLGVHVLPKKLDEEVARLHLEKLGVKLTKLTQKQSDYIGVPIEGPYKPEYYRY, from the coding sequence GTGGCGCAAGTAGAAACCAAGCTTCCCTACAAAGTATTAGAATGTTCACCCGCAGAGTTTGATCGACTCGCTGCTTGGGGTCGTAAAGAAATCGAATTGGCCGAGAACGAGATGCCGGGCTTGATGGCCCTGCGTGAGAAGCATGGTGCTTCCAAACCGCTCAAGGGAGCGCGCATCGCCGGTTGCCTTCACATGACCATTCAGACGGCTGTGCTGATTGAAACTCTCATCGAGCTTGGTGCGGAAGTGACTTGGAGCAGTTGCAACATTTTCTCGACACAGGATCACGCCGCTTGTGCGATGGCCCAGGCTGGTATCCCTGTCTACGCCTGGAAAGGAATGAGCGAAGAAGAGTTCGATTGGTGCATCGAGCAATCACTTTTCTTCCCCTCGGGAAAGCCCTTGAATCTGATTCTCGACGACGGCGGCGATCTCACCGCCATGGTCCACAACAAGTATCCCGAACTCATGGGCGATCTCCGGGGCCTCTCAGAGGAAACGACCACCGGCGTCCATCGGCTCTATCAAATGCACGAGCGGGGTGAGCTGAAGGTTCCAGCCATCAACGTGAACGACTCGGTCACCAAGAGCAAGTTTGACAATCTCTATGGCTGCCGTGAATCACTCGCCGACGGCATCAAACGTGCGACCGACGTGATGATCGCGGGCAAGGTCGTTGTGATCGCCGGCTATGGCGACGTCGGCAAGGGGTGTGCCCACTCGATGAGTGCCTTGGGTGCCCGCGTGATTCTTACCGAAATCGATCCGATCCTCGCCTTGCAAGCTGCGATGGAAGGCTATGAGATCACGACCATGGAAGAGGCTGTACCTCAGGGGGACATCTTCGTCACCACTACGGGCTGCCGCGACATCCTCACCAGCGAGCACTTGAGCCGCATGAAGAACGACGCGATCGTCTGCAACATCGGCCACTTCGATCTGGAGATCGACATGGCATGGCTCAACGGCGAAGTGAAGGCAGGCCGGGCCACTAGGGACCGCATCAAGCCTGCCGAGGTGGGTGCCGTCGACAAGTACACTTTCAATGACTCCGGGAGTTCGATCCTAATCTTGGCCGAAGGCCGGCTGGTAAACCTAGGCTGTGCGACAGGTCATCCCTCGTTTGTAATGAGCAATTCCTTCACCAACCAGGTCCTGGCCCAGTTGGCACTCTGGCAGGATACCGACAAGTACCCACTGGGGGTTCATGTCCTGCCGAAGAAGCTCGACGAAGAAGTTGCCCGTCTCCACCTCGAGAAACTCGGTGTGAAGCTCACCAAGCTGACTCAGAAGCAGTCAGACTACATTGGTGTGCCCATCGAGGGGCCATATAAGCCGGAGTACTATCGGTACTAG
- a CDS encoding DUF1015 domain-containing protein codes for MPDISAFHGIRYDLAQVGSLSNVIAPPYDVIDSQLQQELCDKHPANCVRIILGQDQEGDDDDNNRYTRAGRTMRTWLREGILFAEGEPAIYVYHQVFTEAGQEFTRRGFMCRTRLERFGEGNIFPHEETHGGAKADRLKLWKACKANCSQIFGLYPDPQNIAQELLEKATLGVAPLEATDHLGVLHRIWPVTDIATITEVTAAMGGLPIYIADGHHRYETACNYRDELASEMEAKGEQLDPEHPANFVLMMCVSMSDPGMIVLPTHRLFRGLPAMSSGELRERLGDCFACEEYGTGPELAPTLWEDIELDGEQGTMAFYTAEDNTWTIARLTPEGQQKMAEISDDHCTDWQGLGVSLLHRLVMEHLLDKPNLPAPKYVRAIEEVVEGLQHGDSAGRDHTGQQGTGGRFELAAMVMPATVDHIRAISNAGERMPAKSTYFYPKLLSGLLFNPLE; via the coding sequence ATGCCCGACATCTCCGCTTTCCACGGTATCCGTTACGACCTCGCTCAAGTAGGTTCACTCAGCAACGTGATTGCCCCGCCCTATGATGTGATCGATTCCCAGTTGCAGCAGGAGCTTTGCGACAAGCACCCAGCCAACTGTGTGCGGATCATTCTTGGTCAGGATCAGGAGGGTGATGATGACGACAACAACCGCTATACCCGAGCTGGGCGTACGATGCGCACTTGGCTCCGCGAAGGGATCTTGTTTGCTGAAGGGGAGCCGGCGATCTACGTCTACCATCAGGTCTTCACCGAAGCGGGGCAGGAGTTCACCCGCCGAGGGTTTATGTGTCGGACGCGCCTGGAGCGGTTTGGCGAGGGGAATATCTTTCCGCACGAAGAGACCCACGGAGGGGCCAAGGCTGATCGGCTGAAATTGTGGAAGGCCTGCAAGGCGAATTGCAGCCAGATCTTTGGGCTCTACCCTGACCCCCAGAACATTGCTCAGGAGCTTCTGGAGAAAGCGACCCTAGGAGTTGCCCCTCTAGAAGCAACGGACCATCTCGGCGTGCTGCATCGCATCTGGCCCGTGACCGACATCGCAACGATCACCGAAGTGACAGCCGCGATGGGTGGGCTTCCCATATACATCGCCGATGGACACCATCGCTATGAGACGGCTTGCAACTACCGCGATGAATTGGCTTCCGAAATGGAGGCCAAGGGAGAGCAACTAGACCCCGAGCACCCGGCGAACTTTGTGCTGATGATGTGCGTATCGATGAGCGACCCGGGGATGATTGTGCTCCCCACGCATCGCCTCTTCCGTGGTCTGCCGGCGATGTCGTCGGGTGAACTACGCGAGCGACTAGGAGATTGCTTTGCCTGCGAAGAATACGGCACAGGACCCGAGCTTGCTCCCACCCTGTGGGAAGATATCGAACTTGACGGCGAGCAGGGAACCATGGCTTTCTATACTGCCGAGGACAATACCTGGACCATCGCACGCCTCACGCCTGAGGGCCAACAGAAAATGGCCGAAATCTCTGACGATCATTGTACCGACTGGCAAGGCCTTGGAGTGAGCCTGTTGCACCGCCTGGTTATGGAACATCTTCTCGACAAGCCAAACTTGCCTGCTCCCAAATACGTCCGTGCCATCGAAGAGGTCGTCGAGGGGCTACAACATGGCGATTCCGCAGGGCGCGACCACACCGGTCAGCAAGGGACTGGAGGCCGCTTTGAGCTTGCCGCCATGGTGATGCCCGCCACGGTTGATCACATCCGCGCGATCTCCAACGCCGGTGAGCGGATGCCGGCCAAGAGCACCTATTTCTATCCGAAGCTGCTCAGTGGGCTGCTCTTCAATCCGCTAGAATGA
- a CDS encoding ParA family protein, translating to MGRVICIANQKGGVGKTTTALNLATLLAIAGQRTLLVDLDPQCNATSGLGHKATARHALIDSKPLRESFVTTAQANLSLLPGARSFQDVDALAHSTDSQSSMLATHLAGSLGSFDTVLIDCPPSLGQLTRTALASASEVLMPIQCEFFAMEGLTQMIDVIRQVMQRPNSRLSFGGILLTMYDASLELTTEVDREVREFFGEIVFQTVIPRDVAVSEAPSHGCSVVEYAPRSRGARAFVELCLEVMDRE from the coding sequence ATGGGCCGAGTCATTTGCATTGCCAATCAAAAAGGAGGCGTGGGCAAGACCACCACAGCCCTCAATCTGGCTACGCTCTTGGCAATTGCTGGGCAGAGGACTTTGCTCGTGGATTTAGATCCGCAATGCAATGCTACCAGCGGATTGGGGCATAAAGCGACCGCACGCCATGCCTTGATCGATAGCAAACCTCTTCGGGAGTCGTTTGTCACCACGGCTCAGGCGAACCTTTCTCTATTGCCGGGGGCGCGGAGCTTTCAAGATGTCGATGCGCTTGCCCACTCGACCGACAGTCAGTCGAGCATGCTAGCAACCCATCTGGCTGGTAGCCTGGGGTCGTTCGACACCGTGCTGATCGATTGCCCCCCTTCACTGGGACAGCTCACGCGGACGGCCCTCGCGAGTGCTAGCGAAGTGTTGATGCCGATCCAATGTGAATTTTTCGCGATGGAAGGCCTGACCCAAATGATCGACGTAATCCGACAAGTGATGCAGCGGCCAAATAGCCGATTATCATTTGGCGGGATTCTGCTCACGATGTACGACGCCAGCTTGGAATTGACCACCGAGGTGGACCGCGAAGTGAGAGAATTCTTCGGAGAGATTGTATTTCAAACTGTCATACCGCGCGACGTCGCAGTCTCGGAGGCCCCGAGTCACGGATGTTCGGTTGTAGAATACGCACCCCGTTCGCGGGGGGCACGCGCTTTTGTTGAACTTTGCCTGGAGGTAATGGACCGTGAATAA